In Nitrospira sp. SG-bin1, the sequence AATCGAACGGGGCTGTTCTTTGACTATCGATCCCTCCTCGCTGAACTGGGCTTTGACCGAGTCATCGAGCTGGCTCATGGAGAGACGTGGCCGTTTGAAGGAGGAACCGTCGTGTCCGTCCCCTTCTACGGAGAGGACCCCTGCGACTTGAGGATGCCCAGAAACTGCTATTTGATTTCGGATCGTGGGCACAACGTGTTGATCCACGCGGACAGCGGCCCGACGAACGATGGTGGATCCGCGCTCAAGGACAATGTCATCCGGCAATTGGTCGGACAATATGGGCGGATTCCGTTGGTGTTCGCTTCCCAACAACAGTTGCTGGAGATCCGTAGCCATGCCGCCCACGCCGCCCTTTCCCACCCGGGAAAGTGGCTTGATATCGGCGAAAATGGGTACCTCACGAATGCCTACTTGGCCCAATTGTGCACCGATGCTCAGGCCGATCTGTTTGTGTCATACGCAACCGGCGGAGCCGACTGGTATCCCGATCACCTGTCGTTCATGTTCAGCCGGCGAAACCCGGCCAGAACGGCGCTTTTGACCGCTCATTGGGAACCGGCTGAAAAACTGAAAGCTCTTCTTGCCCCACAAGGGTGTCGCTATCATGGTGCCCGGGCCTTCGATCTCTATCGAATGACGGGTGGAGGCGCGGTGGAAGTGATGTCTGCAGGAGAATCCCTTGCCCCATTGACACTCTACCGGCTGGATCATGGCAATCCGCCGTTCATGAGGCCAGGCAAGGGTCGATAGACTATTTTCTTTGAGGGGTAATCATGGCCGGGACACAGTCGCCCATTCTTGTCACAGGAACAGCGGGATTCATCGGATTTCACGTGGCTATGCGTCTTCTGGACCGTGGCGACCAGGTGATCGGCCTGGACAATCTCAACGATTATTATGACCTACGATTGAAACAGGCCCGGCTCGCTCAATTGACGCCGCGCGACCGATTCAGTTTCATTAAGCTCGATCTCTCGAATCGACAAGGCATGCGCGATCTCTTTGCCGGTGAACCGATCCGGCGCGTGGTTCATCTCGCGGCTCAAGCCGGGGTGCGTTACTCACTGGTCAATCCTCACGCCTACACCGAAAGCAACATCGAGGGATTTCTCAATATTCTCGAAGGCTGTCGGCATAGTCGCATCGAACACCTCGTCTATGCTTCCTCCAGTTCTGTCTATGGCGGCAATACCCACATGCCGTTTTCCATCCATGACAATGTCGATCATCCGGTCTCGCTCTATGCCGCCAGTAAAAAAGCCAACGAGCTGATGGCTCACTGCTATGCGCATCTGTATCGACTGCCATGCACGGGTCTTCGCTTCTTTACCGTCTATGGACCTTGGGGGCGTCCCGATATGGCTCTGTTCATCTTTACAAAGGCCATCTTGGAGGGCAAACCCATCGAAGTCTTCAATCAGGGCAAGATGAGGCGCGATTTTACCTATATCGATGACATCGTCGAAGGTGTCATCCGAACACTCGACCATCCGGCCGCAGCCAATCCGACCTGGTCAGGGGACAAGCCTGACCCCGGCACCAGTTCCGCCCCGGCGCGCATTTATAATATCGGCAACCACCAACCGGTGGAACTGCTGCACTTCATCGAGGTGTTGGAACAAGCACTGGGAAAGAAAGCCGAGAAGAAACTGATGCCCTTACAACCCGGAGATGTCCCTGCGACGTACGCCGATATCGATGATCTCACGCACGATGTCGGCTTCAAACCTACCACGCCGATTGAGGTGGGAATTCCTCGATTTGTGAAGTGGTATCGCGAGTTCTATAAGCTCTGACAAATCCTCTGCAAGAGAGAACAGGTCGAATTACGGAGGACGTCAGCCAACTGTGGCTCGACGCCCTTACGGACACCCGATCGGCACGAACCCCGCCCCAAAGATTCTCGACAGCGTGACGTAGCGCGTGTTGTCGTAAAACGAGTAACTAGCCCCACGCTGATTGCGCCCTGAGAGATCGCCGCCATAAGACGGGTCGGTGCCGTAAAACATTCCACCACGGGTTTTTTGAACCAAGTGAAGCCATTCAGAATAGAGCGTGCAGACTTCCTCTTGCACGGAACCGCCCGGCGCTACGCTTGCATGCCAGTCTCTAGCCCAGTCTGGGACATTCCGACCTCCCATGCCTGAACCACGATCTTGATAGGAAGGAATTTGGTAATGGGGTGCGGCGACTGTCGAAGGTTGAGGAAGAATCGTCGGCATGTTCTCCAAATTGGGCACGACAGAAAGCGGCTTAAGTTCCATGGCTTGGCAACCTGCTTTCTCCTTGTTGGTGTAGATTGCACTGCCATCCGCTTGAGGGCATTTCCAGGTCGGCTCCGATCCTGACTGGGTATCCGCGAAGACCGGATGAGTTGACAAAACCGCCAGCATCGCCGCGAAGAAAGGAAACAGCCGCATGGGACACCTCCCGGTCATATGCAGGCACACAGTGCCTCCATCCACGTGATCATTCCTATGAAACGATATCCACACCCTACGCAATACGTTATTCTTGGGTCTATGCCTCTTTCGGTGGGGGAATCTTCAATGCTGATGCGGCTGGAAGAGAATTAGTGATCGAGATCTCCCTCAACCGCCCGG encodes:
- a CDS encoding capsular biosynthesis protein CpsI, encoding MAGTQSPILVTGTAGFIGFHVAMRLLDRGDQVIGLDNLNDYYDLRLKQARLAQLTPRDRFSFIKLDLSNRQGMRDLFAGEPIRRVVHLAAQAGVRYSLVNPHAYTESNIEGFLNILEGCRHSRIEHLVYASSSSVYGGNTHMPFSIHDNVDHPVSLYAASKKANELMAHCYAHLYRLPCTGLRFFTVYGPWGRPDMALFIFTKAILEGKPIEVFNQGKMRRDFTYIDDIVEGVIRTLDHPAAANPTWSGDKPDPGTSSAPARIYNIGNHQPVELLHFIEVLEQALGKKAEKKLMPLQPGDVPATYADIDDLTHDVGFKPTTPIEVGIPRFVKWYREFYKL